Proteins encoded by one window of Hafnia alvei:
- a CDS encoding DUF1116 domain-containing protein, which produces MNSLFSQPLTVVNAGLNGFADNIKQANGSVIPLVWQPPVEGNIAAGLSLAELLNHPLVEQANEIAFTRYLAAQPVLVDVLIAAEAIPALQLRKTILHSGPPIAWEKMCGPVQGAILGAVLYEGWASDIAAAERLIVAGEIKLEPCHHHQAVGPMAGIISPSMPLWVIENTTNGQRAFSNFNEGLGKVLRFGANNDEVLQRLRWMQQELGPALKAAVQKIGGLELKPLMAQALHMGDEVHNRNAAATGLLIKRMLPALLECELPLPQIQRCVAFITGNDHFFLNLSMAACKSMMDAAANVPFSSMVTVMARNGVNFGIRLSGTGDIWFQAPANPVEGLFFPGYGVDDAAADLGDSAITETAGVGGFAMASSPAIVKFVGGTPEDATHNSRRMQKITLGSNPAFTLPALNFSPTAAGIDARKVADRGILPVINTGIAHRLAGIGQIGAGITTAPMSCFADALLALAQELPHGAHHE; this is translated from the coding sequence ATGAACTCACTCTTTTCTCAACCGCTGACCGTCGTGAATGCTGGTTTAAACGGCTTTGCCGACAATATTAAGCAAGCAAACGGCTCGGTTATTCCACTCGTTTGGCAGCCACCCGTGGAGGGCAATATCGCTGCGGGTCTATCCCTCGCCGAATTGCTTAACCACCCTCTAGTAGAACAGGCCAATGAAATTGCCTTTACCCGCTATCTCGCGGCGCAGCCAGTATTAGTGGACGTATTAATTGCAGCGGAAGCGATTCCCGCCTTGCAACTGCGTAAAACGATTTTGCACTCAGGCCCGCCCATTGCTTGGGAGAAAATGTGTGGTCCCGTACAAGGCGCTATTCTCGGTGCCGTTTTGTATGAAGGCTGGGCATCCGATATTGCGGCCGCAGAGCGGCTAATCGTTGCCGGTGAAATCAAGCTTGAACCTTGCCACCATCATCAAGCCGTTGGGCCAATGGCGGGGATCATCAGCCCTTCAATGCCGCTTTGGGTTATTGAGAACACAACAAACGGGCAGCGTGCGTTTAGCAATTTTAATGAAGGGCTAGGCAAAGTTCTCCGCTTTGGAGCAAACAACGATGAAGTTCTACAGCGACTACGCTGGATGCAGCAAGAGCTAGGTCCAGCGCTGAAAGCCGCCGTGCAAAAAATAGGTGGATTAGAACTCAAACCGCTCATGGCACAGGCCTTACATATGGGTGACGAAGTGCACAACCGAAATGCGGCGGCGACCGGTTTGCTCATCAAACGCATGCTACCGGCGTTATTGGAGTGCGAGTTGCCTCTGCCTCAGATACAACGGTGCGTTGCCTTTATCACTGGCAACGATCATTTCTTCCTCAATCTATCAATGGCAGCCTGTAAATCCATGATGGATGCCGCGGCCAATGTGCCATTCAGCTCAATGGTAACGGTGATGGCGCGTAACGGTGTGAATTTCGGCATTCGGCTTTCCGGCACCGGCGACATCTGGTTCCAAGCGCCTGCAAACCCAGTAGAAGGCTTATTCTTCCCTGGCTATGGCGTTGACGATGCCGCAGCCGATCTGGGTGACAGCGCCATTACTGAAACGGCGGGCGTCGGCGGCTTTGCCATGGCCTCTTCTCCGGCGATAGTCAAATTCGTGGGAGGGACTCCTGAAGATGCCACCCACAACAGTCGCAGAATGCAAAAGATTACGCTGGGCTCAAATCCCGCATTCACCTTGCCTGCTCTGAACTTTTCACCCACCGCCGCGGGTATCGACGCACGCAAAGTCGCTGACCGAGGGATTTTGCCCGTAATCAACACGGGAATTGCACATCGTCTGGCGGGGATCGGGCAAATTGGTGCGGGGATCACCACCGCCCCCATGTCTTGTTTTGCTGATGCACTTCTCGCCCTAGCCCAAGAATTACCGCACGGAGCCCATCATGAATAA